The genomic DNA ACATAGGATTGTCACCGATCTCGGCGGCGGGATCGACGTGCAAAGTGAGGTTGGCAGCGGAACCATGATCACCATCGATCTTCCCAGATGATCGCTGGATTCCGCCCCATACAATGATATGCCAAAGCTGATGATAGTCGATGACGAAGAAGGATACAGGCAAGTACTACAAACCGTATTCGAGGCCGAGCGCTACAATGTAATTACATTTGCAGACGGGCGGGCAGCTCTCGATCACCTCGCAGCAGACAAATGTGACCTGATAATCTCGGACGTTCGCATGCCGGACGTCGATGGTATCCAATTGCTCAAAGAGGCCCGCGAGATCGACCCTGATATCGGTGTCGTCCTGATGACCGCATTCGGCACGATGGACATTGCCCGAGAGGCGTTCAAGCTCGGTGCCGATGATTTCATTCAAAAGCCGTTCAACAACGACGAACTGAAGACGATCGTCAAACGCACCATCGACAAGCAGGCGATCATCAACGAGAACCGGGCCTTTCGCCGGGCTCAGCGGAATATGGGCAGCCTCGCGGGCATTATCGGCCGTTCGCCTAAAATGCTCGAACTGTTCAAGATGATCAAAATGGTCGCCCGCGAACACGCGACGATTCTCATCACAGGCGATTCGGGCACCGGCAAAGAGCTGGTAGCGCGCGCGATCCACGACCTTTCGGATCGCGCCGACAAACCGTTCATTCCGATCAATTGCGGTGCTCTCACCGAGACTCTGCTCGAGTCCGAACTGTTCGGCTACATAAAGGGAGCGTTTACAGGTGCCGGCGAGAGCCGGCCCGGAATGTTTGAGGCGGCGAACAATGGCACGATCTTTCTCGACGAGATCGGCGACATGTCGCAGGCGATGCAGGTCAAGATACTTCGCGTCCTGCAGGAACAGCGGGTCCGCCGCGTCGGTGCCCGCGACGAAACGCCGGTCGACACCCGCGTTATTACCGCCACCAACCGCGACCTCGGCCCGATGGTCGAGGACGGCACATTTCGCCGCGACCTCTATTACCGTGTTTCGGTCATCCC from Acidobacteriota bacterium includes the following:
- a CDS encoding sigma-54-dependent Fis family transcriptional regulator, producing the protein MPKLMIVDDEEGYRQVLQTVFEAERYNVITFADGRAALDHLAADKCDLIISDVRMPDVDGIQLLKEAREIDPDIGVVLMTAFGTMDIAREAFKLGADDFIQKPFNNDELKTIVKRTIDKQAIINENRAFRRAQRNMGSLAGIIGRSPKMLELFKMIKMVAREHATILITGDSGTGKELVARAIHDLSDRADKPFIPINCGALTETLLESELFGYIKGAFTGAGESRPGMFEAANNGTIFLDEIGDMSQAMQVKILRVLQEQRVRRVGARDETPVDTRVITATNRDLGPMVEDGTFRRDLYYRVSVIPIHVPSLSERRDDIPLLADHFIKKFSARSGKAVRLSKQALEILKGRPWNGNVRELEHAVERAVTLTADGIEIRPEYCAEDASAAHFRHIDLPFDGIHLPEVLNDIERKYVEEALSRTSHNQTRAAALLQIPVHALRHLLQKHEIK